A single window of Cheilinus undulatus linkage group 12, ASM1832078v1, whole genome shotgun sequence DNA harbors:
- the LOC121519046 gene encoding zinc-binding protein A33-like — MMASCPEEDLCCSVCHDIYKNPVVLSCSHSFCKTCLQSWWKEKQTQECPICKRRSSKHEPPCNLVLKNLCEAFLLQKPSSDSEPLCSLHSEKLRLFCLDHQQPACLVCRDSKKHTNHKFRPVDEAAQGLREELQKSLKPLKQKLQQIKKVKEKWNQAGLHTQSQAANTERQIKEQFKKLHQFLEEEEEARISALREEKEQKIQRMKEEMEVLSREIAALSDTVKATEDDLRAADVSFLTNYKTAVERVQQLPLLEGPQLPSGALINVAKHLGNLSFNIWDKMKDMVSYSPVILDPNTTGSYLVLSDDLTCMRRGERQQLLDNPERVNNLWSILGSEGFNSGTHSWDVEVGKNSWWEVAVCEESAVRKRDVESGLWRIEFYKNKYKAYRASGEHTDLLVEGWPQMIRVSLDWDRGKLSFSDPDTNTHIHTIMHTFTEKLFPYIYTGDLHPLKISPAKVSVTVDL; from the coding sequence ATGATGGCTTCTTGTCCAGAGGAGGATCTGTGCTGTTCTGTCTGCCATGACATCTACAAAAATCCTGTGGTTCTGTCATGCAGCCACAGCTTCTGTAAAACCTGTCTGCAGAGCTGGTGGAAGGAGAAACAGACCCAGGAGTGTCCAATCTGTAAGAGAAGATCTTCAAAGCATGAACCGCCATGCAACTTGGTTTTAAAGAACCTGTGCGAGGCCTTCTTACTGCAGAAACCTTCATCAGACTCTGAGCCTCTTTGCAGCCTGCATTCAGAAAAACTCAGACTGTTCTGTCTGGATCATCAGCAGCCAGCGTGTCTTGTCTGCCGGGACTCTAAAAAACACACCAACCACAAATTCAGACCTGTGGATGAAGCTGCACAAGGTCTCAGGGAAGAGCTCCAAAAGTCACTGAAGCCATTAAAgcaaaaactgcagcagattaaaaaagtcaaagaaaagtgGAACCAAGCAGGACTACACACCCAGTCCCAGGCTGcaaacacagagaggcagatAAAGGAGCAGTTTAAGAAGCTTCACCAGTTTctagaagaggaagaggaggccagAATCTCTGCTCTGAGGGAGGAAAAGGAGCAGAAGATCCAaaggatgaaggaggagatggaggttCTAAGTAGAGAGATAGCAGCTCTTTCAGACACAGTCAAAGCCACAGAGGATGACCTGAGAGCTGCAGACGTCTCATTTCTGACAAACTACAAGACTGCAGTGGAAAGAGTCCAACAGCTCCCCCTGCTGGAGGGCCCACAGCTGCCATCTGGAGCTCTGATCAATGTGGCCAAACATCTTGGCAACCTGAGCTTCAACATCTGGGACAAGATGAAGGACATGGTCTCCTACAGCCCTGTCATTCTGGACCCAAACACTACTGGATCATACCTTGTCTTATCTGATGATCTGACCTGCATGAGAcgaggagagagacagcagctTCTTGATAATCCAGAGAGGGTTAATAATCTCTGGTCCATCCTGGGCTCTGAGGGTTTTAACTCAGGGACTCACAGCTGGGACGTTGAGGTTGGAAAGAACTCTTGGTGGGAGGTGGCAGTGTGTGAGGAGTCTGCAGTCAGGAAGAGAGACGTAGAGTCAGGATTATGGAGAATagagttttacaaaaacaaatataaagcaTACAGGGCATCAGGAGAGCACACTGATCTTTTAGTGGAAGGATGGCCTCAGATGATCAGAGTGAGTCTGGACTGGGACAGAGGGAAGCTGTCATTCTCTGATCCTGACACTaacacgcacatacacaccaTTATGCACACGTTCACTGAAAAGCTCTTTCCATACATTTATACTGGAGATTTACATCCTCTGAAGATATCACCAGCAAAGGTGTCTGTAACAGTGGATCTCTAA